In the genome of Primulina eburnea isolate SZY01 chromosome 13, ASM2296580v1, whole genome shotgun sequence, the window caaatttcataatGTTTTGATTAGCTATTTATCTATattgattaaatttatttatatatgcttataaaataaattttattgattaattatttatgcatgttgaaTAGACACGGTgattgaaattttaattttgttaatTGAATTGCgatttttttcatatattaaatatatttactttttaaacaagtaaatttatttcaaaGTGAAGATGTTATTTATGTTAAATAATTACTAGTTCgaagaaataatatatattgaaattttgattttgttaaattgaattgtaatttttttttacaaaaaatctACAAATATCTatcaaaatcttgcaaaaagtcTACAAAAATCCATGAAATTCTGTTTACAAATCCGTGAGATTCtacaaaagtcaataaaaatctaccaaatccatggaaatttatcatttaaaaaaaatcattgaaaATCATTAAATCTCTACATTGAATACATCCCACTAATATTTGTGATGACGATTATAACACGTGTATTTAGtaaatttacatataatttatcgataaaaaatgttttaaaatttaatgatCATTATATTAAATCACACGACCACGCGCATCAACATGTGTATTCAAAAAAgatagagtaggtctcatgtgagaccgtctcacggatctcaatctgtgagacgggtcaaccctgcccatattcacaataaaaagtaatactcttagcataaaaagtaatactttttcatagattatccaaataaagatccgtctcacaaaatacgatccgtaagaccgtctcacacaagtttttgccaaaaaaataAGAGGCAAATCGGGCGACGGCGACGGGGGTGGGTGTCACGTGGGGTCGGCACGTAATTACCTCAAAGTTCAGGGgcaaaacaatcaattcaggtGCGGTGGGGACTAGATTCGTCGTGTTGTCATGTGTCAAAAATTTCGTAAGACGTGACAAATAAATATAGCAATTATTATTGAAGAAAATAGCAAAAAACATTAAAAGTAAAAAGGGCCCCACCTTGTGTCGTGTTTGTCTCCTCCACACCCACAAATCCAGTTTTCCCCAATCATTTGTTACACCCCCTTCTCTTTTTTTTATCAATACTAATTTGTTAAACTTCTAAAATCTTCTTTCTttgaattaaatataaaaatacaatGTTCTACAATGTCTTGttttcctcttttttttttaaaaaaaataaaaaatggttttggccaaataatattaaatatctaAAAGAATACACAAAACAACCATaatgctttaaaaaaaattatccatATTTTACATGTCGGGACACAAAAAAAACCAGGCAAGATCTCTATTTCTATGGCCTCTCCCCATATAACAAGATAACTTTACAAGTCAACAggtgattattattttttaaaatattgaaagaAATCATCGAGAAATGTGGGTGGAAGTGGAAGGGGGTTAAAAGGGGAAGATGGAAGAAAGCAAGAGGGGTGGTTGGATAAATAATGAGATTGATAATATCATTCAAAAAGAAAGTACAAAAGATTGCAATGATTACAATTGTGGACCAAAACTGGATGGGGATGGGTCAATTCCAAGAATTCCAATTATTTTCTCTTTGTCGGTATTCTGTACACACTCATTCAATGCTCTGCTTAGTGCTTCCGACCCATTTTCAAATCTTTGAATCATAATTTCCCTCGAAGCACTGAATTAGGGCTACGTTTGCTTTTGCTAATGTTGTTTTTTTAGGGGAATAGAGTGTCATTCATTGTCATCTATCTATCTATATTCTTGAATTTGAACAGTCCTTCTGTTagatttcaaaaaaatatgtcGCGTGTATTATCAAAAAAATGTCATCTGACAATTtgaacacttaaaatttttttttattagataCTAGACTTGAATATATCGGATTAGGGATGTCAATTTTTCTCACGAAAAAAGACCCGAAACAGAGATGAGATCTcccatttttttttgtgtttgggTTCGTGGATTTTCTAAAATCCCCGATGTAGTTCGGGATAGGGGTGTGCAACGATCGGTTTGGTTCAGTTTTAATAAacttcggtttttcggtttacGATTTTGGAATGCCTAATCCTAAACGACACCATTTTAATTCGGTCCGGTTTGGTTTTTTTGTATTACGGTTCGGTTATTACGGTCAGTTATTACGATTTGTGCAATAAATTTAGTTATAAATGAAATTGTACGTtataaagtttaaaaaaatataataaaaaactaTAATCaaattggttttgattatgttacaaaaatcaaaataaaatacaaacACAGCTATAATTCTTCTAGCCAATTTGTTAAGTAATCTcacaaatatcaaaataaaataataaaaaatatagctATGATGATTGTAAGCAATTTGGAATTTAGATATGTTGATAGTGAATGGTTCCAGCATTGGATCCATCAACTCCTGCAATAAAATTCCTTGTAGGGAAATTAAAATATCAACATATTATGAAAAAGAATAAGTTCATATAAATTAGATTAACTTAACAAACCTGATGGCAAGTCacaattatatatcaataaggCAACAAAATAATAAACATAACGAAATCACTTATATTAatcaatttattatttattaaattacttatattaattaatttattatttattatattttaaatggtcgattcggttttttcggttttaaaatttcaaaaactgaTAACCGAACCAAAAAACCGAaagtacaaaaaataaaatcataaccgaccgaaaaaccGTTCAAACCGAACcaaaaaaatcgaaatttatGGTCCGGTCGGTTTTTCCGGTGTAAACCATTTAATGAACACCCCTAGTTCGGGGCGGGTATGAGAATAATATCTTCATCCTCGAACCCgtcccgaaaataatatcaataataaaataatattattattcatatcagtaatataatattattattatttttttataatattaataataatattatcactaataatagataataataagttttgatttgagaaaatcTTCGATTACATCATCATCttgtcatattaatattttgaaaCGGAGATAGGTAGTTGTTTCTCGAAATTTCGGGTTTGGGgattccccgaacccgaaaaagcggAGATCAAGATGGATACGAGGGTGAGGATGAAATTTGGGGACGTGAATGAGGATGATAAACCCGTCCCGCTTCCGCTTACGTTCTGTCTCATTGCCATCCCTAGCTCGGAGGGAAAATAAGAAGAAAGTCAGGGTCAACCTTCTATCAAATAGGATTTCATGCATATTTTAAAatctaataatataaatatctgGATTATTATCcgatttattttatgatatgaaatAAGTTTCTAGACTTCAAAGAGGCGGACCCGTTATAACATGGTTGAAGTTAATAATTGAAGAATTATTAACCATTCAAAAATGCTTAACAATCATGTCGTAGCACCCCACCTTAATCCTTCCAAAAAACATTACAGTTGCTCTGTTCACGTGATCTTGCCTCCTAACTTGTCAACTTATGTCTCCATTCTTTTTCCTCCAATTTCAATTTTGATGTATTCaagaaaaataacccaaaatCAGTGAATCATAAAAATACTTCATTTCCAATTTTTTTCCATGCCAAGCAACGATCTTTTAGAAATTGTTGCATGTACCTACATAGAAATGGACATGCATTATTCAATAAGTCAATAAAGAGCGGGTCTCAtgttagaccgtctcacggatcttaatctgtgaaacgggtcaaccctacccatattcacaataaaaagtaatattttttcatggatgattcaaacaaaagatctgtctcacgaatacgatcccgtgagatcgtctcacacaaatttttgtcttcaaTAGATAAATAGTTGCAAGTGCCAAACCAATAATATCCCATAAAAAAAAGGAAGTAGAGGGGGGATGTAATGAATATTTGCACCTGGCACACCACGTGTGATGTTTGCTCGATTCTTTCAAACATTTGGGTTCGAACAATGGTACACACATGCATATCAACAATTCAATCATTTGCtacaaataatttaaaaaaaatcaatagctACTCCGTACAGATATAACTCTGTCATCCAGCCTTGCAAATCCACGGCCCCctattcattttcttggagtTCGCACGTGCCATTGTGTGCGCATGAGTCCAGATTCAAGATTTTGGTAGTCGAGGATAACATCTCAGATAATCACTTGATTGAAGTATAACTAATTGTGAACTTTTATGCTTGCTTTTTATGTTGTACATGATAATAATCTGCTAAAATTTGACAAGAAGTGACTTATTTTAATTAgtattaatcaattaattaataaaaggtATAACTTTAATGCGCAACTTTCTATGTTTAAGATTATTGTAATAGAACGCATTAGGTGAACCCATATAGAGAGGGATAGGATCCACGTAGAAagttttttaaaacaaatcgcTACCAATCAAAATAAAATAGCATAGCACAAACAGTAGAGCATTTTTACAtggaaaattatgaaaaatgatAGGCATACACACAAGGGAGGAATAAGCTTATGTGGACACAGATAACAGTCGGGCGTTGTGCGGGTTATGGCCATAGTAAGGAGCTTGGCCTGTTGTAGGTTGCGCATACAATGTAGGCAGTGAGGACAGCATTCTAGCTTGGCCTGTTGTAAAATAGAATCTGGACGAGAACAAAATTACCAACTTACATTTGTTGCTGAATTGGTAATTGTTGCGATTGAACAGCAGTTTCTTGCGGTTGACCACCTGCTTGTCGCATCAACTCAGCATACACATATTCATCAACACGTTGTTTGGCAAGAGCAATCTAACAAAAAGACATTGACATCAAGAATCCAAAAATTTCATAATTCTTAAAACTAAGAACTCATGCAGCCCAGATTCAAATTTTTTCTGATAATGATTAGTGATTTTAGTTGTCAAATTAGTTCGGGATGGTCTAACACAACCGGTATTAGAAGAAAAGATTTATCGTGAAAAGCAAGTCCAAGCATCCAACCAGTGAATCACTTGAAAACATCAGATTTTACCAAAAAAAGAGGAAAAGGGTAcaagaaaattcaaaagaagCTTTACCTGTTGAGCACTACCACCTAAATGGATTTGCCTGTGTTTGTTCACCTCGGCCACCCTGAACCTGCATAAAGAATGTGAAcagaggaaaaaggaaaaaacacACATGTAAACCATAACAATATCCAAGATCCAACCTTTAAGACTATAACTTTGTAGCATAAACTCCATAAGTTTGATGGCAAGTAAACATCAAAGAGAAAACAAAACAAAGATGAGCATCAATCTACAACTTCTCAACCTGTTTCGCACAGGGCATGAGAAGTTGACATATCACGACATAGTTCATTGCTTACCGTAGCAAAAGGATgtcaatgaaaacaataaaagtaatggtcatattaatatattaatttccttcaatcatgaataacaatctgctTGTACAAAACAGAAATTACCGGACATATATATGCATAGCATACTCAATCCCCGATCAATTATTTTCAAAGTACAATCCGTGCATCAAACAGCAGAGGATTTGAAAAGATGCAGGTAAATTCGAAATACCTTGATATTTGCTCCAAACTCATTTCTGATCCTTGAGATGTTAGCACCAAACCGCCTAATCAACCCACACACCAGATTTTCAGGAACCAACCAATCCAGGTCAACATATTCAGCTGCAAGATTTTTAGTCCCAAGTATGTTGTATTTATCGGAAATATAACATGGTTTCACCAAATATTGCAATTAAGCTATCAAAATTCAACTGTAACACTGGCGTGCAAAGAGTTAGTACCAGACGCAGGATCCAAGTACTGTTGAGGATGCCTATGAAAACCAGAATTATAAGTTGGGCTTATTGAAAACCAAGAATAATATTTAAACTCCATTGTTGATCATAAGATCTATCACAGACCCCCCAAAACATCAATCtgtaaaaaaaagaagaagcaaaCTTACTTACAGAGATGGCATCAGCAATCTTAATAGTAGCTTTAGTATCCTCCCGAACCTTCTGAATTCGACGGCCATCCTTTCCTGACGGCACCACGATGCGATATATCAAGTCTATGTAGCAACCACACGCCGCTTCGCTGCCGTCGTGTCTGCTGAGGTCCCTACATCTTCATCGTCCTCCGTGTCATCCTCGCGAGGCCCATTGCCACGTGGGTTGGACTTCGGAGCCTTTTATGGATATTCTTGGCCCTCAATTTTTACTAGATTTtttcataataattttttaacagtttcaatAATTAACTAAATATCGTTATTTCTCAAATACATTAAATTgcaaaaaattataaaagaaaCTATATAAGACCCTATTCATAAAAGAAACAAATCTATACGCTGTAAAAGAAATTATATAAGATCCTACAACGCTTCATGTATTCAATAATTTGTTAATTAATGAAAATGATAAAACATAATTTTGTaatattatctcaaatttaatcaatcaaattattatttattcaatATTATTCTACATcatactcaaatattttaataatccaTATAATTAATCAACTCTCATCAACTTAACAAAGGTACCTTAACAAAAATAGGAATAACACGTTTGTGACATTAATTCAGACGCATTCCGTGTGAACCGAATTTCTTTATTACAATACTACGCAAACAAATCTACTTTGACTAATTGAAAGTCGTGTCTAGACATGAACTGGGATGTACGACGCAAAGTACTTCGACTACTAATTTTTACATACAGGTAGGTAAAATCTTGGGGTAAGTTGTGTCCCACAATCTAGAACACTAACGAGTGATCGTTCTGCTGTGATGAAAAAACGAACAGCAGTTGAAtaaagtaaaatttttaatccaagtgt includes:
- the LOC140809786 gene encoding uncharacterized protein isoform X1, which translates into the protein MSLEQISRFRVAEVNKHRQIHLGGSAQQVVNRKKLLFNRNNYQFSNKCKLVILFSSRFYFTTGQARMLSSLPTLYAQPTTGQAPYYGHNPHNARLLSVST
- the LOC140809786 gene encoding uncharacterized protein isoform X2; this translates as MAVEFRRFGRILKLLLRLLMPSLHPQQYLDPASAEYVDLDWLVPENLVCGLIRRFGANISRIRNEFGANIKVQGGRGEQTQANPFRW